Proteins from one Rhinopithecus roxellana isolate Shanxi Qingling chromosome 18, ASM756505v1, whole genome shotgun sequence genomic window:
- the UBE2L5 gene encoding ubiquitin-conjugating enzyme E2 L5 isoform X2 produces MAASRRLMKDNPPYNKGAFRIEINFPAEYPFKPPRITFKTKIYHPNIDEKGQVCLPVISAENWKPATKTDQVIQSLIALVNDPQPEHPLRADLAEEYSKDRKKFCKNAEEFTKKYGEKRPVD; encoded by the exons ATGGCGGCCAGCAGGAGGCTGATGAAG GACAACCCTCCGTATAATAAGGGGGCCTTCAGAATCGAAATCAACTTTCCAGCAGAGTACCCATTCAAACCACCGAGGATTACATTTAAAACAAAGATCTATCACCCGAACATCGACGAAAAGGGGCAAGTCTGTCTGCCAGTAATTAGTGCTGAAAACTGGAAGCCAGCAACCAAAACCGACCAAGTAATCCAGTCCCTCATAGCACTGGTGAATGACCCGCAGCCCGAGCACCCGCTTCGGGCTGACCTAGCTGAAGAATACTCTAAAGACCGTAAAAAATTCTGTAAGAATGCTGAAGAGTTTACAAAGAAATATGGGGAAAAGCGACCTGTGGACTAA
- the UBE2L5 gene encoding ubiquitin-conjugating enzyme E2 L5 isoform X1 — translation MAASRRLMKELEEIRKCGMENFRNIQVDEANLLTWQGLIVPDNPPYNKGAFRIEINFPAEYPFKPPRITFKTKIYHPNIDEKGQVCLPVISAENWKPATKTDQVIQSLIALVNDPQPEHPLRADLAEEYSKDRKKFCKNAEEFTKKYGEKRPVD, via the coding sequence ATGGCGGCCAGCAGGAGGCTGATGAAGGAGCTTGAAGAAATCCGCAAATGTGGAATGGAAAACTTCCGTAACATCCAGGTTGATGAAGCTAATTTATTGACTTGGCAAGGGCTTATTGTTCCTGACAACCCTCCGTATAATAAGGGGGCCTTCAGAATCGAAATCAACTTTCCAGCAGAGTACCCATTCAAACCACCGAGGATTACATTTAAAACAAAGATCTATCACCCGAACATCGACGAAAAGGGGCAAGTCTGTCTGCCAGTAATTAGTGCTGAAAACTGGAAGCCAGCAACCAAAACCGACCAAGTAATCCAGTCCCTCATAGCACTGGTGAATGACCCGCAGCCCGAGCACCCGCTTCGGGCTGACCTAGCTGAAGAATACTCTAAAGACCGTAAAAAATTCTGTAAGAATGCTGAAGAGTTTACAAAGAAATATGGGGAAAAGCGACCTGTGGACTAA